The Denitrificimonas caeni genome has a segment encoding these proteins:
- a CDS encoding YheU family protein, with protein sequence MLIPFEQLAADTLTRLIEDFVTRDGTDNGDETPLHTRIERVRCALEKKQAVIVFDVESQQCQLCLRHDVPREWLADLDALTQAN encoded by the coding sequence ATGTTGATTCCTTTCGAGCAGCTTGCTGCAGATACGCTAACGCGTTTGATAGAAGATTTTGTAACCCGTGACGGCACTGATAATGGCGACGAAACCCCGCTACATACGCGGATCGAGCGCGTTCGCTGTGCGCTAGAGAAAAAACAAGCGGTGATCGTTTTTGATGTTGAGAGTCAGCAATGTCAGCTGTGCTTGCGCCATGACGTGCCCAGAGAGTGGCTGGCTGATTTAGATGCTTTAACTCAAGCAAATTGA
- a CDS encoding YgdI/YgdR family lipoprotein encodes MGKKYLMALFAATAFVALAGCSSPTVITLKDGSQIETTNKPKYDDDSGFYEFEQLDGKPVRINKDDIHTIKKM; translated from the coding sequence ATGGGAAAGAAATACCTAATGGCATTATTTGCTGCCACAGCTTTTGTTGCTTTAGCCGGTTGCTCTTCGCCAACAGTGATCACCTTAAAAGATGGTAGCCAGATAGAGACTACTAATAAGCCTAAGTATGATGATGACAGTGGTTTTTATGAGTTTGAGCAGCTTGATGGCAAGCCTGTGCGTATCAATAAAGATGATATTCACACTATCAAGAAAATGTAA